From Corynebacterium frankenforstense DSM 45800, the proteins below share one genomic window:
- the pheS gene encoding phenylalanine--tRNA ligase subunit alpha: protein MNAAAEAAVAAFDAADSLEDLAEARRTHLGDASVIARARQGIGSLPKTERKNAGKIVNQARGRVEKHYAGVKKELEARRVREVLAAERVDVTVPTTRRQTGALHPITALSEQIADIFLGMGWEIADGPEIEAEYFNFDALNFIPDHPARTLQDTFYVGTEDSGQLMRTHTSPVQVRTMLSRDVPLYIACPGRVFRTDELDATHTPVFHQVEGLAVDKGLTMAHLRGTLDHLAKVLFGPETRTRMRTNYFPFTEPSAEVDVWFPGKKGGAGWIEWGGCGMVNPNVLRAVGVDPEEYTGFAFGMGLERTLQFRNGLSDMRDMVEGDVRFTLPFGVHA from the coding sequence ATGAACGCGGCCGCCGAGGCCGCCGTGGCGGCCTTCGACGCCGCCGACTCGCTCGAGGATCTCGCCGAGGCCCGTCGCACCCACCTGGGCGACGCCTCCGTGATCGCCCGGGCCCGCCAGGGGATCGGCTCGCTGCCCAAGACCGAGCGCAAGAACGCCGGCAAGATCGTCAACCAGGCACGTGGTCGCGTCGAGAAGCACTACGCCGGCGTGAAGAAGGAGCTCGAGGCCCGCCGCGTGCGCGAGGTCCTCGCGGCCGAGCGCGTCGACGTCACCGTGCCGACCACCCGCCGCCAGACCGGTGCGCTGCACCCGATCACCGCGCTCTCGGAGCAGATCGCGGACATCTTCCTCGGCATGGGCTGGGAGATCGCGGACGGCCCGGAGATCGAGGCCGAGTACTTCAACTTCGACGCCCTCAACTTCATCCCGGACCACCCCGCGCGCACCCTGCAGGACACCTTCTACGTCGGCACCGAGGACTCCGGTCAGCTGATGCGCACCCACACCTCCCCGGTCCAGGTGCGCACGATGCTCTCGCGCGACGTGCCGCTCTACATCGCCTGCCCGGGCCGCGTCTTCCGCACCGACGAGCTCGACGCCACCCACACCCCGGTCTTCCACCAGGTCGAGGGTCTGGCCGTCGACAAGGGCCTGACGATGGCCCACCTGCGCGGCACCCTGGACCACCTGGCCAAGGTCCTCTTCGGCCCGGAGACGCGCACCCGCATGCGCACCAACTACTTCCCGTTCACCGAGCCCTCCGCCGAGGTCGACGTCTGGTTCCCCGGCAAGAAGGGCGGCGCCGGCTGGATCGAGTGGGGCGGCTGCGGCATGGTCAACCCCAACGTCCTGCGCGCCGTGGGCGTCGACCCGGAGGAGTACACCGGCTTCGCCTTCGGCATGGGCCTCGAGCGCACCCTGCAGTTCCGCAACGGCCTGTCCGACATGCGCGACATGGTCGAGGGCGACGTGCGCTTCACGCTGCCCTTCGGCGTCCACGCATAA
- the rpmI gene encoding 50S ribosomal protein L35 gives MKQKTHKGMAKRVKVTGSGKLRREQVNRRHLMESKPSKRTRRLKGTVDVHKSDQKRVKRLLGRA, from the coding sequence ATGAAGCAGAAGACCCACAAGGGGATGGCCAAGCGCGTGAAGGTCACCGGCTCCGGCAAGCTGCGTCGCGAGCAGGTCAACCGCCGCCACCTGATGGAGAGCAAGCCCTCCAAGCGCACCCGCCGGCTCAAGGGCACCGTGGACGTGCACAAGTCGGACCAGAAGCGCGTCAAGCGCCTCCTCGGCCGCGCCTGA
- a CDS encoding TOBE domain-containing protein yields MRISARNQLAGEVVEIEEGAVNAVVKIRLDGTDVVVSSSITMDSVHELGLKVGSRATAVIKASSVMVAVD; encoded by the coding sequence ATGCGTATTTCCGCCCGCAACCAGCTCGCCGGTGAGGTCGTCGAGATCGAGGAAGGCGCGGTCAACGCCGTGGTCAAGATCCGCCTCGACGGCACCGACGTCGTCGTCTCCTCGTCGATCACCATGGACTCGGTCCACGAGCTCGGCCTGAAGGTCGGCTCCCGGGCCACCGCCGTGATCAAGGCGTCCAGCGTCATGGTGGCCGTCGACTAG
- the rplT gene encoding 50S ribosomal protein L20, with amino-acid sequence MARVKRSLNAKKKRREILKSAKGYRGQRSRLYRKAKEQWLHSMTYSYRDRRARKREFRKLWIQRINAAARMNGITYNRLIQGLRLAEIDVDRKILAELAVSDFDAFSAVCEAAKAALPEDVNAPKAVA; translated from the coding sequence GTGGCACGTGTCAAGCGCTCCCTGAACGCCAAGAAGAAGCGTCGCGAGATCCTCAAGTCCGCGAAGGGCTACCGCGGTCAGCGCTCCCGCCTTTACCGCAAGGCCAAGGAGCAGTGGCTGCACTCCATGACCTACTCCTACCGCGATCGTCGCGCCCGCAAGCGCGAGTTCCGGAAGCTGTGGATCCAGCGCATCAACGCCGCCGCCCGCATGAACGGCATCACCTACAACCGTCTGATCCAGGGCCTGCGCCTGGCCGAGATCGACGTCGACCGCAAGATCCTGGCCGAGCTGGCCGTCAGCGACTTCGACGCCTTCTCCGCCGTGTGCGAGGCCGCCAAGGCCGCCCTGCCGGAGGACGTCAACGCCCCCAAGGCCGTCGCCTAA
- a CDS encoding NINE protein codes for MTNADNAAGQPAGDPGHGEQNHPGYGQPEGWSQQQDGWQQQGQQPVYPQQPVYPQQPAYQQQGQAYPDYAPQNTYGYQGYGQQPAGGFPGQPMAAGPSEKSMLPAALLALFLGPLGVHNFYLGQTKLGVVKIVAYPLASIVLLVSFFFSDAMVADHEAGAYVSAGSVYMVSMIMLLGLAVCAGIQIWAFIEFILILMRKARYGVDAQGRPLS; via the coding sequence ATGACGAACGCCGACAACGCAGCGGGTCAGCCCGCCGGCGACCCCGGGCACGGGGAGCAGAACCACCCGGGCTACGGCCAGCCGGAGGGCTGGTCGCAGCAGCAGGACGGTTGGCAGCAGCAGGGGCAGCAGCCTGTCTACCCGCAGCAGCCTGTCTATCCGCAGCAGCCCGCCTACCAGCAGCAGGGACAGGCGTACCCGGACTACGCGCCGCAGAACACCTACGGGTACCAGGGCTACGGCCAGCAGCCCGCCGGAGGCTTCCCCGGTCAGCCGATGGCCGCGGGGCCGAGTGAAAAATCGATGCTTCCGGCGGCCCTGCTCGCGCTCTTCCTCGGACCACTTGGTGTGCACAACTTCTATCTCGGTCAGACGAAGCTCGGTGTGGTCAAGATCGTCGCGTACCCGCTGGCGTCAATCGTCCTGCTCGTGAGTTTTTTCTTCTCGGACGCCATGGTTGCGGACCATGAAGCCGGCGCATATGTCTCTGCGGGTTCCGTTTACATGGTGTCAATGATCATGCTCCTGGGGCTCGCGGTCTGCGCTGGCATCCAGATCTGGGCCTTTATCGAGTTCATCCTCATTCTGATGCGCAAGGCGCGCTACGGCGTCGACGCCCAGGGTCGACCGCTGAGCTGA
- the infC gene encoding translation initiation factor IF-3 codes for MSAEARINERIRVPEVRLVGPSGEQVGVVRTDDARKLAYDADLDLVEVAPKAKPPVCKIMDYGKYRYEQDQKAREARRNQQRTVVKEQKFRPKIDEHDYETKKGNVVRFLEKGSKVKVTIMFRGREQSRPELGYRLLERLADDIAEYGVVESRPRQDGRNMTMVFGPVRKKNNKKK; via the coding sequence ATCAGCGCTGAAGCTCGCATCAATGAGCGAATCCGAGTTCCCGAAGTTCGCCTGGTAGGACCCAGCGGCGAGCAGGTCGGCGTCGTCCGTACCGACGACGCCCGCAAGCTCGCCTACGACGCCGACCTCGACCTGGTCGAGGTGGCCCCCAAGGCGAAGCCCCCGGTCTGCAAGATCATGGACTACGGAAAGTACCGGTACGAGCAGGACCAGAAGGCCCGTGAAGCTCGCCGGAACCAGCAGCGGACTGTGGTCAAAGAGCAGAAGTTCCGTCCCAAGATCGACGAGCACGATTACGAGACGAAAAAGGGCAACGTGGTGCGCTTCCTCGAGAAGGGCTCCAAGGTCAAGGTGACCATCATGTTCCGCGGTCGCGAGCAGTCCCGCCCCGAGCTGGGCTACCGCCTGCTGGAGCGGCTGGCCGACGACATCGCCGAGTATGGCGTCGTCGAGTCCCGTCCGCGCCAGGACGGCCGCAACATGACGATGGTCTTCGGGCCGGTTCGCAAGAAGAACAACAAGAAGAAGTAA
- a CDS encoding TrmH family RNA methyltransferase, producing MSPRTPDHLDFSEPLTERTPRVVHAAKLHRAAARRKAGVFLAEGENSVEAAVATGAATDVFVTEAAASRFAELLSAAVNLGVYLHPVTDRAAESLAETVTTTGVFAVCRPVTWPLKKALAAGPTLVSVPVETREPGNAGTLIRVADALGADAVVFAGDSVDPQGGKVVRASAGSLFHVPVVRERDPRAVLDSLRARGLQILATAADGEVDLAAPPEPDFFARPTAWLFGNEAHGLPAELQEAADHRVAIPIAGRAESLNLATAASICLWESARAQRG from the coding sequence ATGAGTCCGCGCACCCCCGACCACCTCGACTTCTCGGAGCCTCTGACCGAGCGCACCCCGCGCGTGGTGCACGCGGCGAAGCTGCACCGTGCCGCGGCGCGTCGCAAGGCCGGCGTCTTCCTCGCGGAGGGGGAGAACTCCGTGGAGGCCGCCGTGGCCACCGGTGCGGCCACCGACGTCTTCGTCACCGAGGCCGCGGCCTCCCGCTTCGCCGAGCTGCTCTCCGCCGCGGTCAACCTCGGCGTCTACCTGCACCCGGTCACCGACCGCGCCGCCGAGTCGCTGGCCGAGACCGTGACCACCACCGGCGTCTTCGCCGTGTGCCGCCCGGTGACCTGGCCGCTGAAGAAGGCCCTGGCCGCCGGCCCGACGCTGGTCTCGGTGCCCGTGGAGACCCGCGAGCCCGGCAACGCCGGCACACTCATCCGCGTCGCCGACGCCCTGGGCGCCGACGCCGTCGTCTTCGCCGGCGACTCCGTCGACCCGCAGGGCGGCAAGGTGGTGCGCGCCTCCGCCGGATCGCTCTTCCACGTGCCCGTGGTGCGCGAGCGCGACCCGCGGGCGGTGCTCGACTCGCTGCGTGCCCGGGGCCTGCAGATCCTGGCCACCGCGGCCGACGGCGAGGTCGACCTGGCCGCCCCGCCGGAGCCGGACTTCTTCGCCCGCCCGACCGCCTGGCTCTTCGGCAATGAGGCCCACGGGCTGCCCGCCGAGCTGCAGGAGGCCGCCGACCACCGCGTGGCCATCCCGATCGCCGGGCGCGCCGAGTCGCTGAACCTCGCCACGGCCGCCTCGATCTGCCTGTGGGAGTCCGCCCGCGCGCAGCGGGGGTAG
- a CDS encoding TM2 domain-containing protein, translated as MTNYPGNGRHEPDDPFGREDGGYEAGRPYDGQQHGQAFNGFAQGPKNQLAAGLLGIFLGQFGVHNFYLGHKERAITQLAITVVGYITVFIFIGYLLLAITWIWGVAEGIMILAGTENYRRDADGVPLV; from the coding sequence ATGACGAACTACCCCGGAAACGGCCGCCACGAGCCCGACGACCCCTTCGGCCGGGAGGACGGCGGCTACGAGGCCGGCCGCCCCTACGACGGGCAGCAGCACGGTCAGGCGTTCAACGGGTTCGCCCAGGGCCCCAAGAACCAGCTCGCCGCAGGGCTGCTCGGGATCTTCCTCGGCCAGTTCGGCGTGCACAACTTTTATCTCGGCCACAAGGAACGCGCGATCACCCAGTTGGCGATCACCGTCGTCGGTTACATCACGGTCTTCATCTTCATCGGTTACCTCCTGCTCGCCATCACGTGGATCTGGGGAGTGGCTGAGGGCATCATGATCCTCGCGGGGACGGAGAACTACCGGCGCGACGCGGACGGCGTCCCGCTGGTCTGA